In the Magnolia sinica isolate HGM2019 chromosome 15, MsV1, whole genome shotgun sequence genome, one interval contains:
- the LOC131227624 gene encoding 21 kDa protein-like, whose product MAKYQLLALFSAVLFFAGLSQVFSAVYFQDHADTSTNTSTNATDFIRTSCSATLYPERCYASLSRYANAIQQSPSQLALVAVSVSLRRARRTASYVASLQRAAAAGDPPADARALAALRDCKSTFGDAIDLMRSSLDELRQLKTGETFRWQMGNVETWMSAALTNEDTCTDGFQAVAPGPMKSDISARVASAEEVTSNALALVNSLASKEGNAAESSEAVYFEGRGF is encoded by the coding sequence ATGGCAAAATACCAACTCCTCGCCCTCTTCTCCGCCGTTCTTTTCTTCGCAGGTCTGTCCCAAGTATTCTCAGCCGTCTATTTTCAAGACCATGCCGATACCAGCACGAACACGAGCACCAACGCCACAGATTTCATCCGTACGAGCTGCAGCGCCACGCTGTACCCGGAACGCTGCTACGCCTCTCTGTCGCGCTACGCCAACGCCATCCAGCAGAGCCCGAGCCAGCTCGCTCTCGTCGCCGTCTCCGTCAGCCTCCGCAGGGCGCGCCGCACTGCCTCCTACGTCGCTTCCCTCCAGCGCGCCGCAGCCGCCGGCGATCCACCGGCCGACGCCCGCGCCCTCGCAGCGCTGCGCGACTGCAAGTCGACGTTCGGCGACGCGATCGACCTCATGCGCAGCTCGCTCGACGAGCTGCGCCAGCTCAAGACGGGCGAAACCTTCCGCTGGCAGATGGGCAACGTGGAGACGTGGATGAGCGCCGCGCTCACCAACGAGGACACGTGTACGGACGGATTCCAGGCGGTCGCGCCCGGCCCCATGAAATCTGACATCAGCGCTCGCGTGGCGAGCGCCGAGGAGGTGACGAGCAACGCGCTGGCGCTTGTCAACAGCCTCGCTTCGAAGGAAGGGAATGCCGCTGAGTCGTCTGAGGCCGTTTATTTTGAGGGTCGAGGGTTCTGA